A stretch of the Azorhizobium caulinodans ORS 571 genome encodes the following:
- the waaC gene encoding lipopolysaccharide heptosyltransferase I, giving the protein MKVLVIKLSSLGDVVHTFPAVTDAARRLPGLVLDWAVEDAFVPLVKLHPAVRRAIPVPLRRLKKKPLAAFRSGEAQAVGAALKAERYDVVIDAQGLMKSAAVGLFTHGRRHGFDRATAREGLASLTYAKGHHLPEREHMALRIRKLFAGALGYSLDGLEADAGLVTAPPPAGPPYWVFLHGTTWGTKTWTVRHWRELAARAARAGREVKIFAHGAQEEERASAIAAELPNVERMPPLGLDAVAPVLAGAEAVVTVDTGLGHLAAALGVPTVGLYGPTNPRLTGLYGPKVLELRSLRDCAPCEKQTCRIAPDRAEGPPCLADFTGRDIWRAISLLRLGHADAMDKM; this is encoded by the coding sequence ATGAAGGTTCTGGTCATCAAGCTCTCCTCGCTGGGCGATGTGGTGCACACCTTCCCGGCGGTCACGGACGCGGCTCGCCGCCTGCCCGGGCTCGTGCTGGACTGGGCGGTGGAAGACGCCTTCGTGCCGCTGGTGAAGCTGCACCCTGCCGTGCGCCGGGCCATTCCCGTGCCGCTGCGGCGCCTCAAGAAGAAGCCGCTCGCCGCCTTCCGGAGCGGCGAGGCGCAGGCGGTGGGCGCGGCGCTGAAAGCCGAGCGCTATGACGTGGTCATCGATGCGCAGGGCCTCATGAAGAGCGCCGCCGTCGGCCTCTTCACCCACGGCCGGCGCCATGGCTTCGATCGCGCCACCGCGCGCGAAGGGCTCGCCAGCCTCACCTATGCCAAGGGCCATCATCTGCCGGAGCGCGAGCATATGGCTCTGCGCATCCGCAAGCTGTTCGCTGGCGCGCTCGGCTACAGCCTCGATGGGCTGGAGGCGGACGCGGGGCTAGTCACGGCGCCGCCGCCCGCCGGGCCGCCCTATTGGGTGTTCCTGCATGGCACGACCTGGGGCACCAAGACCTGGACCGTGAGACACTGGCGGGAACTTGCCGCCCGTGCGGCCCGGGCCGGACGTGAGGTGAAGATCTTCGCCCACGGCGCGCAGGAGGAAGAGCGGGCCTCTGCCATCGCTGCCGAGCTGCCGAATGTGGAGCGGATGCCGCCCCTCGGCCTCGACGCGGTGGCACCCGTGCTGGCCGGTGCGGAGGCGGTGGTGACGGTGGATACGGGCCTTGGGCATCTGGCTGCGGCGCTGGGCGTGCCCACCGTCGGCCTTTATGGGCCGACCAATCCGCGCCTTACCGGCCTTTATGGTCCGAAAGTGCTGGAGCTGCGCTCCCTGCGCGACTGCGCCCCGTGCGAGAAGCAGACCTGCCGCATTGCGCCCGACCGCGCCGAGGGACCGCCCTGCCTTGCGGACTTCACCGGCCGCGACATCTGGCGGGCCATCAGCCTGCTGCGGCTCGGCCATGCCGACGCCATGGACAAGATGTGA
- the rfaD gene encoding ADP-glyceromanno-heptose 6-epimerase, whose product MSHSAAGARDTILVTGGAGFIGSNMARAFAEDGRRVVVADWLEDGPKWRNIADIALDDVIRPEAITSFVERESGRLAGIIHMGAISATTERDGDKIVARNIRPTLDLWDQCARKGLPFIYASSGATYGDGTRGFADDESPAALGQLAPLNAYGWSKLMADRRFIADVRAGRPRPPQWAGLRFFNVYGPGEAHKGDMRSVIHKIYPTAAKGEAVTLFKSHHPGYTDGGQLRDFIYVKDCVSVALWLIENPHVSGIFNVGTGAARSFADLARAVFSAAGQPERITYIDMPEALQGAYQYFTQADVSKLRAAGYAKPFTSLEDGVADYVTRHLRGANAA is encoded by the coding sequence ATGTCCCATTCTGCCGCCGGTGCCCGCGATACCATTCTCGTGACCGGAGGTGCCGGCTTCATCGGCTCCAACATGGCCCGCGCTTTCGCCGAAGATGGCCGCCGCGTGGTGGTCGCCGACTGGCTGGAGGATGGCCCGAAGTGGCGGAACATCGCCGACATCGCCCTCGATGACGTGATCCGCCCCGAGGCCATCACGTCGTTCGTGGAGCGCGAGTCGGGCCGGCTCGCCGGCATCATCCACATGGGCGCCATCTCGGCCACCACGGAGCGGGACGGGGACAAGATCGTCGCCCGCAACATCCGCCCAACGCTCGATCTGTGGGACCAATGCGCCCGCAAGGGCCTGCCCTTCATCTATGCCTCCTCCGGCGCCACCTATGGCGACGGCACGCGCGGCTTTGCCGATGACGAAAGCCCGGCGGCGCTTGGGCAGCTGGCGCCGCTCAATGCCTATGGCTGGTCGAAGCTGATGGCGGACCGGCGCTTCATCGCCGATGTGCGCGCCGGCCGGCCCCGCCCGCCGCAATGGGCGGGCCTGCGCTTCTTCAACGTCTATGGGCCCGGCGAGGCGCACAAGGGCGACATGCGCTCGGTCATTCACAAGATCTACCCCACCGCCGCCAAGGGCGAGGCGGTGACCCTCTTCAAGTCGCATCATCCGGGCTACACGGACGGTGGTCAGTTGCGCGACTTCATCTATGTGAAGGATTGCGTGAGTGTCGCCCTCTGGCTCATTGAAAATCCGCACGTTTCCGGAATTTTCAACGTGGGCACGGGGGCCGCGCGCTCGTTCGCGGATCTCGCCCGCGCGGTGTTCTCCGCCGCTGGCCAGCCCGAGCGCATCACCTATATCGACATGCCGGAGGCGCTCCAGGGTGCCTACCAGTATTTCACGCAGGCGGATGTCTCGAAGCTCCGGGCAGCCGGCTACGCCAAGCCCTTCACCAGCCTTGAGGATGGCGTCGCCGATTATGTGACGCGCCATCTGCGTGGCGCCAACGCGGCCTGA
- the rfaE1 gene encoding D-glycero-beta-D-manno-heptose-7-phosphate kinase codes for MLAETQLAPIAVIGDVMVDRYITGSVSRISPEAPVPVLVHGAERIVPGGAANVAANAAALGAPVLLVGLVGEDEAASQLADALATYPGISLAHMVVDAKRPTITKTRVMSGRQQIVRIDAEVTRACDAAEEAALIGAAEAAIAKAGVVVLSDYAKGVLSDAVIAAAMAAAKARNVPVIVDPKRRTFEAYRGATLVTPNRRELAEATGLPDETDADAARAAEAAGRQFGGDVLVTRAEKGMTLWRQDGRVLHVPAEAREVFDVSGAGDTALAALAVSLAGGQSLEASVGIANAAAALAVAKLGTAVVTRAELRAALERTAAQIAPPGALVSREDACAVVAAWKAQGLRVVFTNGCFDLVHPGHVSLLEQSAAQGDRLVVALNTDASVRRLKGPSRPLQDEQARARVMGAMRCVDLVVLFDEETPLETIKALLPDVLVKGADYAPHEVVGADVVTANGGELVLVDLVAGKSTSSLVAKART; via the coding sequence ATGCTCGCCGAAACCCAGCTCGCGCCCATCGCCGTCATCGGCGACGTGATGGTGGACCGCTACATCACCGGCTCCGTCTCGCGCATCTCTCCGGAAGCGCCGGTGCCGGTGCTCGTCCATGGCGCCGAACGCATCGTGCCCGGTGGCGCGGCCAACGTCGCCGCCAATGCCGCCGCCCTCGGGGCGCCTGTGCTCCTCGTGGGTCTTGTCGGAGAGGACGAGGCGGCGAGCCAATTGGCCGATGCGCTCGCCACCTATCCGGGCATCAGCCTCGCGCACATGGTGGTGGACGCCAAGCGGCCCACCATCACCAAGACGCGGGTGATGAGCGGGCGCCAGCAGATCGTGCGCATCGACGCGGAGGTGACGCGGGCCTGCGACGCTGCCGAGGAGGCGGCGCTGATTGGCGCGGCGGAAGCGGCCATCGCCAAGGCGGGTGTCGTGGTGCTCTCCGATTATGCCAAGGGCGTGCTGAGCGATGCGGTGATCGCCGCCGCCATGGCTGCGGCCAAGGCGCGCAATGTGCCGGTGATCGTCGATCCCAAGCGCCGCACCTTCGAGGCCTATCGCGGCGCCACTCTTGTGACGCCCAATCGCCGGGAACTGGCCGAGGCCACCGGCCTGCCGGACGAGACGGATGCGGACGCCGCCCGCGCGGCGGAGGCGGCCGGTCGCCAGTTCGGCGGCGATGTACTGGTGACGCGGGCCGAGAAGGGCATGACGCTCTGGCGGCAGGATGGGCGCGTGCTCCATGTGCCGGCCGAGGCGCGCGAGGTGTTCGACGTCTCGGGCGCGGGCGATACGGCATTGGCCGCTCTCGCCGTTTCGCTCGCCGGCGGGCAGAGCCTGGAGGCGAGCGTCGGCATCGCCAATGCGGCCGCCGCGCTGGCCGTCGCGAAGCTCGGAACCGCCGTCGTGACGCGCGCGGAACTCAGGGCCGCGCTGGAGCGCACGGCGGCGCAGATCGCACCGCCCGGTGCGCTCGTCTCCCGCGAGGATGCCTGCGCGGTGGTCGCCGCCTGGAAGGCGCAGGGGCTGCGGGTGGTCTTCACCAACGGCTGCTTCGATCTCGTCCACCCCGGCCATGTGAGCCTGCTGGAACAGTCGGCCGCGCAGGGGGACCGTCTGGTGGTGGCGCTGAACACGGATGCCTCCGTCCGCCGCCTCAAGGGGCCGAGCCGCCCGCTTCAGGACGAGCAGGCGCGGGCGCGGGTGATGGGCGCCATGCGCTGCGTCGATCTCGTCGTGCTGTTCGACGAGGAAACGCCGCTCGAAACCATCAAGGCGCTGCTGCCGGACGTGCTGGTGAAGGGCGCCGATTACGCCCCGCACGAGGTGGTTGGGGCCGACGTGGTGACGGCAAACGGCGGCGAACTGGTGCTTGTGGATCTGGTGGCCGGCAAGTCCACCTCCAGCCTCGTTGCCAAGGCGCGGACCTGA
- the argE gene encoding acetylornithine deacetylase, whose translation MPNPQTLDWLARLISFDTTSRNSNLPLIEAVEEFLTAEGIFFERVENTEEKKASLITTLGPRDVPGIVLSGHTDTVPVDGQEWTSDPFTVTERDGKLYGRGTCDMKGFLAVCLGMVAEMKAQPLKKPIHFAISYDEEVGCVGVRPLIEHMVANGYKPEACIVGEPTSMQVVVGHKGKKSYATVITGAGGHSSRAPELVNAVEAGGRLVAKVADLSDRLAAEGRRDDLYDIPHSTAHVGTFHGGTALNIVPELATIDWEVRALPEDDVEALTGEIIAYATDTLEPGMKAKAPHTGIEFKLKSAFPGLSTSPDAPVAVLAKHFAGRNDHAKVAYGTEAGLFVEMAGIPTVVCGPGSIVQAHQPDEYLEKNQLDACEAFIRRVIAYCAA comes from the coding sequence ATGCCCAATCCCCAGACCCTCGACTGGCTGGCGCGCCTGATTTCGTTCGATACGACGAGCCGCAATTCCAACCTGCCGCTGATCGAGGCGGTGGAAGAGTTCCTGACCGCCGAAGGCATCTTCTTCGAGCGCGTGGAGAACACGGAAGAAAAGAAGGCGAGCCTCATCACCACACTCGGCCCGCGCGACGTGCCCGGCATTGTCCTGTCCGGCCACACCGACACCGTGCCGGTGGACGGGCAGGAATGGACGTCGGATCCCTTCACCGTCACCGAGCGCGACGGCAAGCTCTATGGGCGCGGCACCTGCGACATGAAGGGCTTCCTCGCCGTCTGCCTCGGCATGGTGGCGGAGATGAAGGCCCAGCCGCTCAAGAAGCCGATCCACTTCGCCATCTCCTATGACGAGGAAGTGGGCTGCGTCGGCGTGCGCCCGCTGATCGAGCACATGGTGGCCAACGGCTACAAGCCGGAGGCCTGCATCGTCGGCGAGCCCACCAGCATGCAGGTGGTGGTCGGGCACAAGGGCAAGAAGAGCTACGCCACGGTCATCACCGGCGCCGGCGGCCATTCCTCCCGCGCGCCGGAACTGGTGAATGCCGTGGAGGCGGGCGGCCGCCTGGTGGCCAAGGTGGCCGATCTCAGCGATCGTCTGGCGGCGGAAGGCCGGCGGGACGACCTCTACGACATCCCCCACAGCACCGCCCACGTGGGCACCTTCCATGGCGGCACCGCCCTCAACATCGTGCCGGAACTGGCGACGATCGACTGGGAAGTCCGGGCCCTGCCCGAGGACGACGTGGAGGCGCTGACCGGCGAAATCATCGCTTATGCCACGGACACGCTGGAGCCGGGGATGAAGGCCAAGGCGCCCCACACCGGCATCGAGTTCAAGCTGAAGAGCGCATTTCCGGGCCTCTCCACCTCGCCGGACGCGCCCGTGGCCGTGCTGGCGAAGCACTTCGCCGGCCGCAACGATCACGCCAAGGTCGCCTACGGCACGGAAGCTGGCCTGTTCGTGGAAATGGCCGGCATCCCGACCGTGGTGTGCGGCCCCGGCTCCATCGTCCAGGCGCACCAGCCGGATGAATATCTCGAGAAGAACCAGCTCGATGCCTGCGAGGCCTTCATCCGCCGCGTGATCGCTTATTGCGCCGCCTGA
- the cobU gene encoding bifunctional adenosylcobinamide kinase/adenosylcobinamide-phosphate guanylyltransferase: protein MARITLVLGGARSGKSRHAEGLVEALPAPWAYMATAQAFDAEMEARIALHRDRRGAGWQTFDTPLELAEALDGLPPKMPALVDCLTLWLTNHMLAEHDVEAEAARLVAAVARRPAPVVLVANEVGLGIVPDNALARRFRDAAGRLNQQLADKADRVVFLVAGLPMTVKDQ from the coding sequence ATGGCGAGGATCACCCTGGTTCTGGGAGGCGCCCGTTCGGGCAAAAGCCGCCATGCCGAGGGGCTGGTGGAGGCGCTCCCCGCCCCATGGGCCTATATGGCCACCGCCCAGGCCTTCGATGCCGAGATGGAGGCGCGCATCGCGCTTCATCGCGACCGCCGGGGCGCGGGCTGGCAGACCTTCGACACGCCGCTCGAGCTGGCCGAGGCCCTTGACGGCCTGCCCCCAAAGATGCCCGCCCTCGTGGACTGCCTCACCCTCTGGCTCACCAACCATATGCTGGCCGAGCACGATGTGGAGGCGGAAGCCGCGCGGCTCGTCGCCGCCGTGGCCCGGCGCCCGGCGCCTGTGGTGCTCGTGGCCAATGAGGTGGGGCTCGGCATCGTTCCCGACAATGCGCTGGCACGACGGTTCCGCGATGCCGCCGGCCGTCTCAATCAGCAGTTGGCAGACAAGGCCGACCGGGTGGTGTTCCTGGTCGCCGGGCTGCCCATGACGGTGAAAGACCAATGA
- the cobO gene encoding cob(I)yrinic acid a,c-diamide adenosyltransferase: MINEPIDPRDAERHRAKMAKRKAVQDAEVASKNIEKGLLIVHSGPGKGKSTAAFGLALRMLGYGRTVGIVQFIKGAWHTGEKDAFAAFGNRVKWHTMGEGFTWETQDLARDKAAAERAFDKARELMDDPAVSLVILDELNIALRYEYLDLNDVIDVLTSRRPDLHVVITGRNAKPALIEAADLVTEMQLVKHHFAAGVKAQVGIEF; this comes from the coding sequence ATGATCAACGAACCCATCGATCCGCGCGATGCCGAGCGGCACCGGGCCAAGATGGCCAAGCGCAAGGCCGTGCAGGATGCCGAGGTGGCGTCCAAGAATATCGAGAAGGGCCTGCTGATCGTCCACAGCGGCCCCGGCAAGGGCAAGAGCACGGCCGCCTTCGGCCTTGCCCTGCGCATGCTGGGCTATGGGCGAACGGTTGGCATCGTGCAGTTCATCAAGGGGGCCTGGCACACGGGCGAGAAGGATGCCTTCGCGGCCTTCGGCAATCGCGTGAAGTGGCACACCATGGGCGAGGGTTTCACCTGGGAGACGCAGGATCTCGCCCGTGACAAGGCGGCCGCGGAACGCGCCTTCGACAAGGCCCGTGAGCTGATGGACGACCCGGCCGTTTCGCTGGTCATCCTCGACGAGCTGAACATCGCCTTGCGCTACGAATATCTCGACCTCAATGACGTGATTGACGTGCTGACCTCTCGCCGGCCGGACCTGCACGTGGTCATCACCGGCCGCAACGCGAAGCCGGCGCTGATCGAGGCGGCCGATCTCGTCACCGAGATGCAGTTGGTGAAGCACCATTTCGCGGCCGGCGTGAAGGCGCAGGTCGGCATCGAGTTCTGA
- a CDS encoding cobyric acid synthase produces MARALMFQGTGSDVGKSLLVAGLARAFADRGLKVRPFKPQNMSNNAAVTADGGEIGRAQALQARAARVPLSVHMNPVLLKPQSEVGAQVVVQGRVVGSAKAAAYQQMKAGLLPSVLESFRRLKTEADLVLVEGAGSASEVNLRANDIANMGFARAADVPVVLIGDIDRGGVIASLVGTKTVLDPADAAMIQGFIVNRFRGDPALFGSGMDLIAGHTGWAALGLVPFYTGAARLPAEDALGVAGPQAPKPGAKVRIAVPILPHVANFDDLDPLDAEPGLEVRRIRPSDVLPTDTDLVLLIGSKATIADLAALRAGGLHHDIQAFARRGGRVLGLCGGYQMMGEHLSDPDGVEGPPGSTEGLGLLKVGTVMTGEKRLVAVTGTSRLGAPFSGYEMHIGATEGADTARPFAELDGAGAEGAVSADGRIMGTYVHGLFGDDRQRAALMGLLGAGPAQVAYEAGVEEALDGLAAHLSAHLDLDRLLSLAR; encoded by the coding sequence ATGGCGCGCGCGCTGATGTTTCAGGGCACCGGCTCGGACGTGGGCAAGTCCCTGCTGGTCGCCGGCCTCGCCCGCGCCTTCGCTGACCGGGGCCTGAAGGTCCGCCCCTTCAAGCCGCAGAACATGTCCAACAATGCCGCCGTCACGGCCGACGGCGGCGAGATTGGGCGGGCGCAGGCGCTTCAGGCCCGAGCTGCCCGCGTGCCTCTCTCCGTGCACATGAACCCCGTGCTGCTGAAGCCGCAGAGCGAGGTTGGTGCGCAGGTGGTGGTGCAGGGCAGGGTGGTCGGCAGCGCCAAGGCGGCCGCCTATCAGCAGATGAAGGCAGGCCTCCTGCCCTCGGTTCTGGAGAGTTTTCGCCGGCTAAAGACCGAGGCCGACCTTGTGCTGGTGGAAGGTGCCGGCTCCGCCTCCGAGGTCAATCTCAGGGCCAATGACATCGCCAACATGGGCTTTGCCCGTGCGGCGGACGTACCTGTGGTACTGATCGGAGACATCGACCGAGGCGGCGTGATCGCGAGCCTCGTGGGCACGAAGACGGTGCTCGATCCGGCGGATGCGGCGATGATCCAGGGCTTCATCGTCAACCGTTTCAGGGGCGATCCCGCCCTGTTCGGGAGCGGCATGGACCTCATCGCCGGGCACACGGGCTGGGCCGCTCTCGGCCTCGTGCCCTTTTACACGGGCGCCGCCCGCCTGCCCGCCGAGGACGCGCTGGGCGTCGCCGGCCCGCAGGCGCCGAAGCCCGGCGCGAAAGTGCGGATCGCGGTGCCGATCCTGCCCCATGTGGCGAATTTCGACGATCTCGATCCGCTGGACGCCGAGCCGGGTCTCGAGGTGCGGCGCATCCGTCCATCCGACGTCCTGCCGACGGATACGGATCTCGTGCTCCTCATCGGCTCCAAGGCCACCATCGCGGATCTCGCGGCCCTACGGGCCGGCGGCCTGCATCATGACATCCAGGCCTTTGCACGTCGCGGCGGGCGGGTGCTGGGCCTGTGCGGCGGCTATCAGATGATGGGCGAGCATCTGTCCGATCCGGATGGCGTGGAAGGCCCGCCCGGCTCGACGGAAGGCCTCGGGCTGCTGAAGGTGGGTACGGTGATGACCGGCGAGAAACGGCTGGTCGCCGTCACCGGTACCTCGCGGCTCGGTGCGCCTTTCTCCGGCTATGAAATGCACATCGGCGCAACGGAAGGCGCCGACACCGCCCGCCCCTTCGCCGAGCTCGACGGCGCGGGCGCGGAAGGCGCCGTCTCGGCCGATGGCCGCATCATGGGCACCTATGTGCACGGCCTGTTCGGGGATGACCGCCAGCGCGCGGCCCTCATGGGGCTGCTGGGCGCAGGGCCGGCTCAGGTGGCCTATGAGGCAGGCGTCGAAGAGGCGCTGGACGGTCTTGCCGCTCACCTCTCGGCGCATCTCGACCTCGACCGCCTCCTCAGCCTCGCGCGATGA
- the cbiB gene encoding adenosylcobinamide-phosphate synthase CbiB: MAFDLTCVALLVEGLTGYPQPLFRAIRHPVVWAGTLISALESRLNRTTLPGPARKRNGVLTVIVLLACAMLPALMLEAFLRQFALGVVLAGILGSVLIAQHSLYTYVAAVATALEKGGLAAGRRAVSHIVGRDPEQLDVAGVTRGAIESLAENFSDGIVAPTFWMLVGGLAGGAGYKALNTADSMIGHRNPRYEDFGWAAARLDDLVNLPASRLSGLLIVLAAGLLPGCSPKEAWRAMLRDAPHHRSPNAGWPEAAMAGALGISIAGPRSYGGVPAQAAYMGNGRRDIDARDIRAALRLYVAADALLVVFVTLIALAGLVIARG; the protein is encoded by the coding sequence ATGGCTTTTGATCTGACCTGCGTCGCTTTGCTTGTGGAAGGCCTGACCGGCTATCCGCAGCCGCTGTTCCGCGCCATTCGCCACCCCGTGGTCTGGGCCGGAACGCTCATCAGCGCACTCGAGTCGCGTCTCAACCGCACCACCCTCCCCGGCCCTGCCCGCAAGCGGAACGGCGTCCTGACCGTCATCGTCCTGCTCGCCTGCGCCATGCTGCCGGCGCTGATGCTAGAGGCGTTCCTGCGCCAGTTCGCGCTCGGCGTGGTGCTGGCGGGCATCCTCGGCAGCGTGCTCATCGCCCAGCACTCGCTTTATACGTACGTTGCGGCCGTGGCGACGGCGCTGGAGAAAGGCGGCCTTGCCGCCGGGCGCCGCGCCGTCTCGCACATCGTCGGACGCGATCCCGAGCAACTGGATGTCGCCGGCGTGACGCGCGGGGCCATCGAGAGCCTGGCCGAGAATTTCTCGGACGGCATCGTCGCGCCCACATTCTGGATGCTGGTGGGCGGCCTCGCGGGCGGGGCCGGCTACAAGGCGCTGAATACGGCGGACAGCATGATCGGCCACCGCAATCCTCGCTATGAGGATTTCGGCTGGGCGGCGGCGCGGCTGGATGATCTCGTGAACCTGCCCGCCTCGCGTCTCTCCGGCCTGCTCATCGTGCTCGCGGCCGGACTGCTGCCGGGCTGTTCGCCCAAAGAGGCCTGGCGCGCCATGCTGCGCGACGCTCCCCATCACCGCTCGCCCAATGCCGGTTGGCCGGAGGCGGCCATGGCGGGAGCTCTGGGCATCTCCATCGCCGGCCCGCGTTCCTATGGCGGCGTGCCGGCGCAGGCGGCCTACATGGGCAACGGCCGCCGGGACATCGACGCCCGCGACATCCGCGCGGCCCTGCGCCTCTATGTGGCGGCGGACGCGCTGCTGGTGGTGTTCGTCACGCTGATCGCGCTCGCGGGCCTCGTCATCGCGCGAGGCTGA
- a CDS encoding UDP-glucose dehydrogenase family protein, which produces MRVAMIGTGYVGLVSGACFADFGHHVTCVDKDAQKIERLERGEIPIFEPGLDALVARNRAAGRLDFAVDLTQAVREADAVFIAVGTPSRRGDGHADLSYVYAAAREIAQAAEGYTVVVTKSTVPVGTGDEVERVIRETRPDADISVVSNPEFLREGAAIEDFKRPDRIVVGTDEPRAREVMAQLYRPLALNSLPLVYTSRRTSELIKYAGNAFLAVKITFINEIADLCEQVGANVQDVARGIGLDNRIGSKFLHAGPGYGGSCFPKDTLALTRTAQEAGTPLRIVETVVGVNDVRKLAMAKKVVNVLGGDVRGKTAAVLGLTFKPNTDDMRESPAISIIHALLDRGMKIRAFDPEGMEEAKKVLPADVAYASGPYEAADGADCLVIVTEWDAFRALDFERMRKLLKQPVLVDLRNIYRPDEMAALGFTYESVGRGTPGAPDTLTLAAQ; this is translated from the coding sequence ATGCGCGTCGCGATGATTGGCACGGGGTACGTGGGTCTGGTGTCCGGCGCCTGTTTTGCGGACTTCGGGCATCACGTCACCTGCGTGGACAAGGACGCGCAGAAGATCGAGCGTTTGGAGCGGGGCGAAATCCCCATCTTCGAGCCCGGCCTTGATGCCCTGGTGGCGCGCAACCGCGCCGCGGGACGGCTCGATTTCGCGGTGGACCTGACGCAGGCTGTGCGCGAGGCGGACGCGGTGTTCATCGCGGTGGGGACGCCCTCCCGGCGCGGCGACGGCCATGCCGACCTCTCCTATGTCTATGCGGCCGCGCGCGAGATCGCCCAGGCGGCGGAGGGCTATACGGTCGTGGTCACCAAGTCGACTGTGCCCGTGGGCACCGGCGACGAGGTGGAGCGGGTGATCCGCGAGACCCGTCCCGATGCGGACATCTCCGTGGTGTCTAACCCCGAATTCCTGCGCGAAGGCGCGGCCATCGAGGATTTCAAGCGGCCGGACCGCATCGTCGTCGGCACGGACGAGCCGCGCGCCCGCGAGGTGATGGCGCAGCTCTATCGCCCGCTGGCGCTGAACAGCCTGCCGCTGGTCTATACGAGCCGCCGCACCTCCGAACTCATCAAATATGCCGGCAACGCCTTCCTCGCAGTGAAGATCACCTTCATCAACGAGATCGCCGACCTGTGCGAGCAGGTCGGCGCGAACGTCCAGGACGTGGCACGCGGCATCGGCCTCGACAACCGCATCGGCTCGAAATTCCTGCATGCCGGCCCCGGCTATGGTGGCTCCTGCTTCCCGAAGGACACGCTCGCCCTCACCCGCACGGCGCAGGAAGCCGGAACGCCCTTGCGCATCGTCGAGACGGTGGTCGGCGTGAATGACGTGCGCAAGCTTGCCATGGCCAAGAAGGTGGTGAACGTCCTTGGCGGCGATGTGCGCGGCAAGACCGCGGCGGTTCTGGGCCTCACCTTCAAGCCGAATACCGACGACATGCGCGAGAGCCCGGCCATTTCCATCATCCATGCGCTTCTGGACCGTGGAATGAAGATCCGCGCTTTCGATCCCGAAGGCATGGAGGAAGCCAAGAAGGTGCTGCCCGCCGACGTTGCCTATGCGAGCGGCCCCTATGAGGCCGCAGACGGCGCCGACTGCCTCGTCATCGTCACCGAATGGGACGCCTTCCGGGCGCTCGATTTCGAGCGCATGCGCAAGCTGCTGAAGCAGCCGGTTCTCGTGGACCTGCGCAACATCTACCGGCCCGATGAGATGGCGGCGCTCGGCTTCACCTATGAGAGCGTCGGCCGCGGCACGCCCGGCGCGCCGGATACGCTGACGCTCGCGGCGCAGTGA
- a CDS encoding NAD-dependent epimerase/dehydratase family protein: MRFLVTGTAGFIGFHLAKRLLAGGHVVVGVDGLTPYYDVRLKHSRHAELERHNGFSAVIGMIETPDVLAQAADLAQPDVIIHLAAQAGVRYSLENPKAYVDANLNGSWNVLELARHLKPRHLLLASTSSVYGANAKVPFCETDRADEPMTLYAATKKSMEAMAHSYAHLYGVPTTAFRFFTVYGPWGRPDMALFKFVSAILKGEPIDIYGEGRMSRDFTFIDDLVEAVLRLVERAPQTGAPVGRAGVDSLSPVAPFRVVNIAGGQPVGLLDFVETVEQAVGRPAIRNLLPMQAGDVPRTYASAALLEALTGYRPDTPLGVGVPAFVEWYRSYYGI, from the coding sequence ATGCGTTTTCTGGTGACGGGCACGGCCGGCTTCATCGGCTTTCACCTGGCAAAGCGACTTCTGGCGGGCGGGCATGTGGTGGTCGGCGTGGACGGCCTCACGCCCTATTATGATGTGCGCCTGAAGCACTCACGCCATGCGGAACTGGAGCGTCACAACGGTTTCTCCGCCGTCATCGGGATGATCGAGACGCCCGACGTGCTCGCGCAGGCGGCGGATTTGGCGCAGCCGGATGTCATCATCCACCTCGCCGCACAGGCCGGAGTGCGTTACAGCCTCGAAAATCCGAAAGCGTATGTGGACGCCAATCTCAACGGCTCCTGGAACGTGCTGGAACTCGCCCGGCACCTGAAGCCGCGCCATCTGCTCCTCGCATCCACCAGTTCCGTCTACGGCGCCAACGCCAAGGTGCCGTTCTGCGAGACCGACCGGGCCGACGAGCCCATGACGCTCTATGCGGCCACGAAGAAGTCCATGGAGGCGATGGCGCATTCCTATGCCCATCTCTATGGCGTGCCGACCACTGCCTTCCGCTTCTTCACGGTCTATGGCCCATGGGGCCGGCCGGACATGGCCCTGTTCAAGTTCGTCTCCGCCATCCTGAAAGGCGAGCCCATCGACATCTATGGCGAGGGCCGGATGTCCCGGGATTTCACCTTCATCGATGATCTGGTGGAGGCAGTCCTGCGCCTCGTGGAGCGTGCGCCCCAAACGGGCGCGCCGGTCGGCCGCGCGGGCGTCGATTCCCTTTCGCCGGTGGCGCCGTTCCGCGTGGTGAACATCGCCGGCGGCCAGCCCGTGGGGCTTCTCGATTTCGTCGAGACGGTAGAGCAGGCGGTCGGGCGCCCAGCCATCCGCAATTTGCTGCCGATGCAGGCCGGCGACGTGCCCCGCACCTATGCCTCGGCCGCGCTCCTTGAGGCCCTGACCGGCTATCGTCCGGACACGCCGCTGGGCGTCGGCGTCCCGGCCTTTGTAGAATGGTACCGGAGTTATTACGGCATCTGA